Proteins co-encoded in one Malus sylvestris chromosome 9, drMalSylv7.2, whole genome shotgun sequence genomic window:
- the LOC126634111 gene encoding uncharacterized protein LOC126634111 has product MEATEEQGAEILHRILPPRLEDAGLEDCALPPDSIKEAFLKAATAVKSSIFTSDEDEESFEDCVNDPWPDLKDRTGELVGAEPETRSAGPCGEEEKGDKVIVGGEDVRDGGGDRDCVDGLAGLEIGEKVKKGEEEEKDGAGGPILVGGYV; this is encoded by the coding sequence ATGGAGGCCACCGAGGAACAAGGAGCTGAGATACTGCACCGCATCCTCCCGCCGCGTCTCGAAGACGCCGGCCTCGAAGACTGCGCGCTCCCGCCGGATTCCATCAAGGAAGCCTTCCTCAAAGCCGCCACGGCCGTCAAGTCCTCGATCTTCACTTCCGACGAAGACGAAGAATCCTTCGAAGATTGCGTCAATGACCCCTGGCCGGACCTGAAGGATCGGACCGGCGAGCTGGTCGGAGCCGAGCCGGAGACTCGGTCGGCGGGACCGTGCGGCGAGGAGGAGAAAGGGGATAAGGTGATCGTTGGAGGTGAAGATGTGAGAGATGGCGGCGGAGATAGGGATTGTGTGGATGGATTGGCGGGATTAGAGATCGGAGAGAAGGTGAAGAAGGGtgaggaggaagagaaagatGGCGCAGGAGGACCAATTTTGGTAGGAGGTTATGTTTGA